The Deltaproteobacteria bacterium nucleotide sequence CCTGAATACGTGATTAATTATTTTCACTTTGTAGCTGAAGAAGTCCGTGAGCTCATGAGCCGTTTAGGATTTCAAAGTATGGACGAAATGGTTGGCCGTACAGAGGTGTTAGATTTCGAAACGACAGAGGCGCAGAGAAAAGAAAATTGGAAGTTAGAATCTCTCGACTTAAAGAGCTTATTAGAAAAACCAGCTTGTCAGGTTCAGGGAGCTAAACGCAAAACGAAAGAACAAGAAGGAAATGAAATAAAATTAATGGAAAAAGACTCCCTTGAGGAGGAGATCGGATCCCTATGTCATTCATTTATTCAAAGCATTCCAAAAAATGAAAATAACTCTCATCAAAACCACCGAAATATGGAAGCAAATTTGAAAATTGAAAACTCTCATCGATCTATTGGTGCTTTGTTATCCTATTCTCTTGTTTCAAAATTTGGAGCTCAAGGATTATCCAAGGACACATTAAAATTTAATTTTAATGGGGTAGCTGGTCAGTCTTTTGGTGCTTTCTTAGCCAATGGTATCAGCTTCAATTTAATGGGCAGTGCAAATGATTATGTAGGAAAGGGATTATCAGGTGGCAAACTTTCTATAAGGCCACCTGTAGATTTAAAATTAACTTCTGAGGCTAGTTTATCTTTGGTTGGAAATACTTGCTTGTACGGAGCTACCTCAGGCGAGGTTTTTATTGCTGGAGCTGCTGGTGAACGCTTTGCCGTGCGTAACAGCGGGGTGAGCGCAGTTGTTGAAGGACTGGGAGATCATGGATGTGAGTACATGACAGGCGGTCATGTACTTATTCTTGGTTCTATCGGGAAAAATTTTGCGGCAGGAATGTCAGGGGGATTGGCTTATATCTATGATCCAAAAGGAACGGCAGCTGCGTCTATAAATCTTTCCTCGGTAGAATTAGTTTGGAATTTAGATAAAGAAGAAATTAATTTCTTACAAGCTCAGATTCAGGCCCATTATACAGAGACACAAAGCCCTTTAGCCTTGCGATTGTTAGAAAGTTGGAGTGTGCATCGAACTTATTTTGTAAAAGTATTACCCATTGAATATGGAAAGATTTTGCAAAATCGAAAGTCAGCCTTTTTTCTAAATGAGGTAAATCATGTCTGATCCATTTGGTTTCTTAAAGTACCAACGTCAAGATTTAAAGTACAGATCTAAAGAAGAGAGGCTAAGGGATTGGAATGAAGTAGCTCATTCCAAAGTGGCTTATGACGAGATCGGGCAGCAGGCCAGAAGATGCATGGATTGTGGAGTTCCCTTTTGTCAAAGCGAAACGGGTTGCCCCGTAGATAATTTAATTCCTGAGTGGACAAAACTGGTAACAGAAAATCGTTGGGAAGAAGCTTTTCATCGTTTGCACCGAACAAATAATTTTCCAGAATTTACCGGCAGTCTTTGTCCCGCTCCTTGTGAGTCCGCCTGTGTTCTGGGTTTGAATTCAGATCCTGTGGCTATCAAAAATATTGAATGGAGTATTATTGACCGTGGATTTCAAGAGGGTTGGGTTCGTCCCCAGATAAATTCAAAAAAAACGGGGTTTAAGGTAGCCATTGTGGGCTCTGGACCTGCGGGTCTGGCAGCGGCTCAGGAATTAGCTCGCAAAGGACACCAGGTCACCGTGTTTGAAAAAAATGCTCAGGCCGGAGGTCTTCTTCGGTATGGTATTCCTGATTTTAAATTCGAGAAATGGCGTTTGGATCGTCGATTAAAACAACTACGTGAAGAAGGCGTGGAATTTAGAACCTCCGCCGAGGTAGGGAAGGATTTTTCATTTAAGGATTTACAAAATGACTTCCATGCCGTGGGTCTGGCACTGGGAGCAGAAAAGCCAAGGGATCTAGTGATTCCAGGTCGGGAGCTCCAAGGGATTTATTTGGCCATGGATTATTTAACGGATCAAAATAAACTGATTGCAAATGAAATTTCTGAATTAAAATATTCGGCTCAGGATAAAGATGTGGTGATTATTGGAGGCGGGGATACGGGTTCAGATTGTGTAGGGACAGCACTGAGACAAGGAGCCAGATCAGTGACTCAACTAGAGATCATGCCGAGACCTCCGAGTGAACGATCATCTGAAACACCATGGCCTCACTGGCCACTAAAATTACGGACCTCCCATGCCCATGAGGAAGGGGGCTCCAGATGTTGGAGTGTTTTGACCACTCGTTTTGAGGGCGATGGCAACAATGTCCAACGCCTTGTCGCTGAAAAAGTAGAATACAAAAATGGAAAATTTGAGAAAGTCGCCTCAGAGCCAGAGCTGATTTTGAAAACAGATCTAGTCATTTTGGCACTAGGCTTTACGGGAGCGAATTTAGATGGGATTACTTCTCGATCTCTTGACTTCACCGGTGGTAAGATTCAAACGCAGGGTTTGGGACAAACAGCGATGGAAGGAGTCTTTGCTGCTGGAGATGTTTCCAGAGGTGCTTCGCTGATCGTGTGGGCCATCGCCGAAGGTCGCAAAATG carries:
- a CDS encoding glutamate synthase subunit beta — its product is MSDPFGFLKYQRQDLKYRSKEERLRDWNEVAHSKVAYDEIGQQARRCMDCGVPFCQSETGCPVDNLIPEWTKLVTENRWEEAFHRLHRTNNFPEFTGSLCPAPCESACVLGLNSDPVAIKNIEWSIIDRGFQEGWVRPQINSKKTGFKVAIVGSGPAGLAAAQELARKGHQVTVFEKNAQAGGLLRYGIPDFKFEKWRLDRRLKQLREEGVEFRTSAEVGKDFSFKDLQNDFHAVGLALGAEKPRDLVIPGRELQGIYLAMDYLTDQNKLIANEISELKYSAQDKDVVIIGGGDTGSDCVGTALRQGARSVTQLEIMPRPPSERSSETPWPHWPLKLRTSHAHEEGGSRCWSVLTTRFEGDGNNVQRLVAEKVEYKNGKFEKVASEPELILKTDLVILALGFTGANLDGITSRSLDFTGGKIQTQGLGQTAMEGVFAAGDVSRGASLIVWAIAEGRKMAAGIDKYLVNKFG